ACGATTAATACCGCAAATATAGCGATCCAAATAGGTCGTGAGaaagtctaaaaaaaaaattcagacAACTTAAcgtaagagaaatagaaagagaaataatttgattGAAGATTATCGTACTGAAAAATAAGATGACCATTTGAACACGAATAAATCTGGTTCGCGTATGTAAAGAAAGATTCTTGAATCGACAAGAGGAAACGTGAAGTCAACGGCATTCAATCTGGCATTTGTCATGGAAAAAccagaaaaacaaatatcggCACGTCCAGAATTCAATTCACCAATTGCACCGGTCCACCTGTTTTCTTCCGGATTCCATCTTCCGTACGTTTCTACTTCTGAGACAACTTTAAAACtaaaattcaaattaacaCAAAGTTCCCGTAACATTCTACCTA
This window of the Vespula vulgaris chromosome 6, iyVesVulg1.1, whole genome shotgun sequence genome carries:
- the LOC127064771 gene encoding glutamate receptor ionotropic, NMDA 3A-like, giving the protein MRAVLVKTSPTIYINEIGELDGLLGRMLRELCVNLNFSFKVVSEVETYGRWNPEENRWTGAIGELNSGRADICFSGFSMTNARLNAVDFTFPLVDSRIFLYIREPDLFVFKWSSYFSVR